One segment of Carassius auratus strain Wakin chromosome 2, ASM336829v1, whole genome shotgun sequence DNA contains the following:
- the tbl1xr1b gene encoding F-box-like/WD repeat-containing protein TBL1XR1b, with the protein MSVSSDEVNFLVYRYLQESGFSHSAFTFGIESHISQSNINGALVPPAALISIIQKGLQYVEAEVSINEDGTLFDGRPIESLSLIDAVMPDVVQTRQQVYKDKLAQQQAAAAKNGESTANGEENGSHTLSNHHSDMMEVDGAVEIPASKAMVLRGHESEVFICAWNPVSDLLASGSGDSTARIWNLSEGSAGGSTQLVLRHCIREGGQDVPSNKDVTSLDWNSEGTLLATGSYDGFARIWTKDGNLASTLGQHKGPIFALKWNKKGNFILSAGVDKTTIIWDAHTGEAKQQFPFHSAPALDVDWQSNNTFASCSTDMCIHVCKLGQDRPVKTFQGHTNEVNAIKWDPTGNLLASCSDDMTLKLWSMKQDTCVHDLQAHSKEIYTIKWSPTGPGTNNPNANLMLASASFDSTVRLWDAERGSCIHTLTKHQEPVYSVAFSPDGRHLASGSFDKCVHIWNTQSGALVNSYRGTGGIFEVCWNSTGDKVGASASDGSVCVLDLRK; encoded by the exons ATGAGCGTAAGCAGTGATGAGGTCAATTTCCTGGTGTACAGATACTTGCAGGAGTCAG GCTTCTCCCACTCAGCTTTCACCTTTGGCATAGAGAGCCACATCAGCCAGTCCAACATCAACGGCGCTCTGGTGCCCCCTGCTGCCCTCATCTCCATCATCCAGAAAGGCCTGCAGTATGTGGAGGCGGAAGTCAGCATCAATGAG GACGGTACCCTGTTTGATGGACGACCGATCGAGTCGCTGTCTTTGATCGATGCAGTGATGCCAGACGTGGTGCAAACGAGGCAGCAGGTGTATAAGGATAAGCTGGCTCAGCAGCAAGCTGCCGCTGCCAAGAACGGAGAGAGCACAGCTAATGGAGAAGAGAACGGATCTCACACACTGTCTA ACCACCACTCAGACATGATGGAGGTGGACGGTGCGGTGGAGATCCCAGCCAGTAAAGCCATGGTGCTGCGGGGCCATGAGTCTGAGGTCTTCATCTGTGCATGGAACCCTGTCAGTGATCTGCTGGCCTCTGG CTCTGGAGACTCAACCGCACGGATCTGGAACCTGAGCGAGGGCAGCGCAGGAGGATCCACTCAGCTGGTGCTGCGGCACTGCATTCGGGAGGGGGGGCAGGATGTACCCAGTAACAAAGACGTCACCTCACTGGACTGGAAT AGTGAAGGTACACTTCTTGCCACAGGATCCTATGATGGCTTTGCCAGGATATGGACTAAAGATG GTAATCTTGCCAGTACACTGGGGCAGCACAAAGGTCCCATATTTGCGTTAAAGTGGAATAAGAAAGGAAATTTTATCCTCAGCGCCGGTGTTGATAAG ACCACCATTATTTGGGACGCCCACACAGGAGAGGCCAAGCAGCAATTTCCATTCCATTCAG CTCCAGCTCTGGACGTGGACTGGCAGAGCAACAACACGTTTGCCTCCTGCAGCACAGACATGTGCATTCACGTGTGTAAACTGGGCCAGGACAGACCAGTCAAAACATTCCAGGGCCACACA AATGAAGTCAATGCAATCAAATGGGATCCAACGGGGAATCTCTTGGCCTCCTGCTCTGATGACATGACGCTAAAG CTTTGGAGCATGAAACAGGACACTTGTGTTCATGACCTTCAAGCCCACAGTAAGGAGATCTACACCATCAAATGGAGCCCAACTGGCCCTGGAACCAACAACCCCAATGCCAACCTCATGCTGGCCAG TGCATCATTCGATTCAACGGTGCGTCTGTGGGACGCAGAGCGTGGTTCATGCATCCACACACTGACCAAACACCAGGAGCCCGTCTACAGCGTGGCATTCAGTCCAGATGGACGGCACCTGGCCAGCGGTTCCTTCGACAAGTGTGTCCATATCTGGAACACGCAG AGCGGTGCTTTAGTCAACAGCTACCGAGGGACGGGAGGGATTTTTGAAGTATGCTGGAACTCCACTGGAGACAAAGTGGGCGCAAGTGCATCAGATGGATCG GTTTGTGTATTAGATCTAAGGAAATGA